The Deinococcus sp. Leaf326 genomic sequence CCGCTGCCCGGTCGAGCAGGCCGAGCAGTGGTACGCCGCCCTGACCCTGAACGGCGTGCCGACCCGCTTTGTGCGGTTTCCGGGCGAGGACCACGAACTCTCGCGCTCGGGGCGCCCCGACCGCCGCTTGAAGCGCCTGGAGGAATACCTGGGCTGGCTGGACCGCTGGTTGTAACAGGGCAGTGGGAGATAGGGAGTAGGACAAACGGGGAAGGTGGGTCGGTGGACCAGGCTGACAGGTCCAGCCCGCCTTCCCCGCTGCGCTCCGTGAGCATCCCGTCACGCCCCGGCCGCTAGAGTCGCGGGCGTGTCCCTGTTCGCCAACCTCGTCTCGCGCCGGCCCTGGCTGGTGCTGCTCGTGTGGGTGCTGGCCGCGCTCGCCAGCCTGCCCTTCGCCCTGCGCGCGCCCCCGGCCCTGAGCGCCGATCCCGGCCGCCTCACCCACTCCGAGAGCGTGCGCGTCACCACGCTGCTGCAAGACCGTTTCGGCGAGCGCGACACGAACACGGCCGTGCTCGTCACGCGCAGCAGCCCGCCGCTGACCACCGCGCAGGGCCGCGCGACCTACGACCGCTTCGTGCAGGGATTGGAGACGGTGCCGGGCGTGACCCGGGTCCTGGCCGCCGACACGGCCGCCGGGACCGGGGCGGGCAGCGCCGGAACGGCCGTGCCCACCCGCGACGCAGGCGGCACCCTGGCCCTGACCATCGCCCAGATTCCGCTGCTCGACGGCGCGGCCGAGACTCTGGCGCGGGTGCGGGCCTACGCGCGCTCGGCCGAGTCGGCCGGTCTGGACGTGCGCGTGACCGGCGGGCAGGCCGTGGCCGACGACTTCACGACCTACGCCGAGGCCGATACCAAACGCAGTGAGTTCGCCGCCCTGCCGCTGACCGGGCTGGTGCTGCTGTTCGTGTTCGGGGCGCTGGTGGCCGCCGGGCTGCCCCTGGTGACCAGCGTCCTGAGCGTGACCGTGGCGATGGCCGGGCTGTACGGCCTGACCCGCGTGATGGAGGTCAGTACCTTCGCCCAGAGCGTGATCACCATGCTGGGCCTGGGGGCGGGCATCGACTACGCCCTGCTCACCGTCAACCGCTTCCGCGAGGAATTGACCCGCGACGGCGACCCCCGCGCGGCGGCGGCGCGCACCGTGCGCACGGCGGGGCGCAGCGTGGCCTTCAGCGGCATGACGGTCGCGGTGGCGATGGCGGGCCTCATCGTGCCGCCGCTGACCTTCGTGCGCAGCATCGGCATAGGGGGGGTGCTGGCGGTACTGCTCACGGTCCTGGCGAGCGTGACCGTGCTGCCTGCCCTGCTGGCGCTGCTGGGCGAGCGGGTCAACAGCCCCCGCCGCCTGCGCCTCACCTGGGCCCAGACCTGGGCGCAGAGCGGCGCGGCCTCGGCCGGCTGGACCGCCTTCGCCCGGCGCGTCACCGCCCGGCCCTGGCTGGGGCTGGTGCTGGGCACGGGCTTTTTGCTGCTGCTGGCGGCCCCGGCCCTCCAGATGCGTACCGGCTACGCGGGGGCCTGGGGGCTAGCGCCCGGCGTCGAGAGCCGCGACGCCCTCCAGGACGTGCGGGCGCTCGGGGCGGGCGGTCTTCTGAGTCAGTTCGAGGTCGTGCTGGACCTGGAGGGCCAGCGTTACGGGGCGGGCGACCGTGCCCGCTTTCAGGCCGTCACCGAACAGTTGCGCGCCCTGCCCGGCGTGCGCGGCGTCCTGAGCCCCTTCCTGACCCCGGCCGACCTCGCGGCGGCGGGAGGCGGCACGGACGCCCTGGGGGCTGTGAGCGCCCTGAACCGCCGCTCGTTCAGCGCCGACCGCACGCTGCTGCGCCTGACCGTCATCCCGGCGACCGACCTGCGTGCCGACCGCGTGGACGCCTTCGAGGCCCGGTTGCGCGGGGTGCTGGACGCCAGCGGCTACCGCTACCTGCTGGGCGGCGCGCCGGTCGGCGGGCGCGAGTTCAGCGCGGCCATCACCGATACGCTGCCGACCATCGTCGTGGCCGTGTTCGCAGGGACCTTCCTGCTGCTGATGCTGGCCTTCCGCAGCCTGCTCATTCCCCTCAAGAGCCTGCTCGCCAACGCCCTGACGGTGGGCGCGGCGGCCGGGGTCGTCACCCTGATCGTGCAGGACGGCTTCCTGGCCGGGCCACTGGGGATTCCGCAGGATGTGGGGGTACTCGACGCCTCGCTGCCGGTGCTGCTCTTCGCGGTGATGTTCGGCCTGAGCATGGACTACGAGATCTTTCTGCTCTCGCGCGTGCAGGAGGAGTACCTCTCGGGGGCCAGCAACGACGAGGCGGTCGTGCGGGCGGTCGGCCACACGGCGCGCATCATCACGTCGGCGGCGATCATCATGTTCATCGTGTTCACGGCCTTCATGATCGGCCGCGTCGTCGCCACCAAGAGCATCGGCCTGGGGCTGGCGGTCGCGGTGGTTCTCGACGCCACGCTCGTGCGCCTCATCCTCGTGCCCTGCTTCCTGCGGGTGGCGGGCGACTGGAACTGGTGGCTGCCCGCGTGGCTCGACCGCCGCTTGCCCCACATCCGCCTGGAACACTGATCGGACGCCCTCCCTGCGCCGCAGTGGGGAGGGTCCGGCCGGTGTACGCCGTGCAGGAGGTCAGTACGGGCTCTCCGTCTCCGGCGCGCCGACCCTCCACCCCGAAAAGCGGACCTCAAAGCCGCCGCGCTGGGGACTACAGGCGTAGACGCCCACCGCGGCCGGTTCCTCCGGCGGGTAATAGGCTAGGCGGAGCAGCGCCCAGTCTGCCCCCGGCAGGCGGGACTGCACCTGGAGGGTGTCGCCCCGGCGGGTGATCTTCAGGTCGACGAAAGCCGGGTTGCCGGTGGGCTGGACGCTCCAGTCGCTGTACTCCCGCGTGACGACCGCGCTGAGCCGCTGCCCATGGACGAACTCGATGCCTGCCTTGACCCAGCACCCGGGGTGGCTGCGGACCATCAGCCCAGCCTGGTCGTACAACGCCTCATAGGTTCCTTCGGCCCGCACCTGCGCCGTGAACTCGCCAAGCGGCCGCGTGTGCAGGAAGTGGCCGCTGTCCCGCACGAAGCCGTAGTGAGTGAGGCGCCAGAAGTCCGTCTCGGGAGCGGTGCGGATTTGGAGAACGTCGCCAGCGGCCGTCCAGTCCGGTTCGTTCAACCACTTCAGTTCGGCCCAGGGGAGTGCAACCGGCATGGTCTAGAGCCCCCGGACGGGGCGGCGGGAGGCACTCACCCTCACCACCTGCAGGCTCCTAGGGCCCCGACATGCTCTTTGTCCTCTACAGGAGGACATAGTCGATCTCCAGGAAGTCGGTCACTTCCGGCTGCCACCGGTCCCGCACGAACTGTTCGTGGACCGGGTGAACGTTGTAGGCGTCGTAGGCGGCCTGATCGGCGAACTCCATGGAAAAGCCGAAGCGGAAGCTGTTCTTCGGGCTGATTTGCCGGAGCTGCTCGAACTTCTCGACCGTGGGGATATGCTCCAGGGCCCGCCCGGCCTGCAAAAAGCTTTCTTCTTCGGCAGAGCCTGAGGCATGCCTGAGGGTGAAGACGACGGTATGACGAATCATGGGTTCTCCTGAGAAATGAAAAGAGCTGGCCTGCGCCAAAGTTCCAGCGGTGGGGTGGTGCCGAGCTTCAGTCCCGCTCGATCACTGTGCCGCGTGTGTCGATCCCGAAGTCCATGACCCGGCCGGTCAGCCCATTCCGGGTCATTACGCCGTGCAGGTAGGTGTGCAGCGGCGCAGTGGGCAGGCGCGTGTCGTGAAAGCACAGCACGGTCGGCCCCGCGCCGCTCAGGGCCGCGCCCAGGGCCCCGTGCTCGTGGGCGCCTTCCAGAATGTCGCTCAGGCCCGGCACCAGAGGCGCGCGCCACACCTGATGGATGTAGTCCTGCATGGCGTGGCGCAGCAGGTCCAGCCGGCCCTGCGCCAGGGCGGCGGCCAGCAGCGCGGCGTGCGACAGGGCGTGCACCGCGTCGGCGCGGCTGTACTCGCGCGGCAGCACGGCGCGGGCTTTACTCGTCGAGAGCTCGAAGTCCGGCACCAGCACCGTCACGCCCAGGTGGGCCGGGGGGTCCAGGCGCACGTAGTGGGTACCCAACTTGTCCAATGTGGCGACCACGATGCCCCCGAACAGCGCCGGAGCTACGTTGTCGGGGTGGCCCTCCTCGCGGGCGGCCACGTCCAGTACCGTCTCGTCCGTCAGTGGGCGGCCCAGCAGCTCGTTGCCCGCCACGATCCCCGCGACCAGCGCGGCGGCGCTGCTGCCCAGCCCCCGCGCCAGCGGTACCTCGGTCCGGATCTCCACCCGCGCGGGGGGTAGGGGCCGGCCCGCGCGCTTAGCGGCCAGGAGCATCGCCCGATATACGTAGTTGCTCTCGTCGGCGGGCGTTCCCTCCAGTTCCGCACCCAGCGGTACCACCTCAGTCACGTCCTGCGGCGTCACGTGCAGAACGGTGTACAGCGGCACGCTCAGCCCGAGGCTGTCGAATCCCGGTCCCAGGTTGGCGCTGCTGGCGGGTGCGCGCACCGTGAAGCCTCCGGTCATGGATGGTCCCCGGGCCACGGCGCCGGAGTCGGGCAGGTCGCGGGGGGGGCAGTCGGTGGAGAACACGCAGGGCAGTCGGGCATAGGGGAGGCCTCCAGGGTGCGCCTCCTCGGGGTGGCGTCACCGGTCATGGTAACGGCCTCTCCATAGCCGGTCGCGGCGCAGCCGAGACAAATCAGCGCCTCAAGCCGACAGAAACGAGTCAGGAATAAATGTCCCAGTCAGCTACTCCTGCCTTCACCTTAAGCCCATGCCCTCTCACCCTTACCTGCCCTTCGCCCCCCCTTGAGAATGTACGCCACGCAACATTAGGGGGGGGGAGGCGGGCTCATGCTGCCTCCATCAAGACCGGCCGGGAAGTGCGAAAGCGCCGACAGGGCCGAGTAAAACCACCACTTTAGAGGAGGAACACATCATGGGTTGGATTATTACTATTCTGGTTGGTGCGCTGATCGGTTGGCTCGCGAGCATGATCATGAAGACGGACGCTCAGCAGGGCGCGGTCGCTAACATTCTCATCGGGATTGTAGGCAGCCTGCTCGCCCAGGCCGTGTTCGGCAACTGGCTCAACATCGGCGGCGCTTACGCGGCCGGCGGCGGGTTCAGCTTCTGGAGCATCGTGTGGGGCGTGGTCGGTAGCGTCGTGCTGATCGCCATCCTCAAGGCGCTGCGCGTTCTCCGCTAACCCTAGATTTTCGGCAGCCGGGCGCCCCAGTGGCGTCCGGTTTTTCGTGTGATCCGGCACGGCTATGGTCCGCTGAACCGCCACCCGGATGTGCTACAGTCGGAAGGCTTGTCTGCGCCGGTCCGGCGTGGCAGACGCCCCCACACCCGCCGGCGGTTTCTGGGTCATCGCCCAGAGCCACCCAGGCGGGCGAATCCCAGCGGGCGCGGCCCCCGGACCATCTGGCGGCCCAGACTCAAGAAGGAGAAGAAGAACATGGCGAAAGTGTGCGAAGTGTGCGGTAAGGGGCCGATTGTCGTGAACGCGGTGACGCGCCGTGGTAAGGCCCGTGCGGCCGGTGGCGTGGGTCGCAAGACCACCGGGATCTCCAAGCGGGTCCAGAAGCCCAACCTCCAACCCCTGACGGTGGCCCGCGGCGGCGTGAGCCTGCGTCTGCGCGTGTGCACCAAGTGCCGCAAGAGCCTCGTCTAAACCGGGCCCTGTAGCACTCAGCCCCCGGCCTACGTGGCTGGGGGCTGATCTTTTGGCTCTGGTGCGGGTCAGGCCTTCTTGCGGTCGGGGAGAAGACTGCTGATCAACAGGATTAGTGTCCCCACCACCACGCACATGTCGGCGATGTTAAAGATCGGGAAGTCGGTGCCGTTGATGGCCCGGGTCACGGCGCTGAGCACCGGGGCATGGATCATGTCCGTCACCCGCCCTGCGCGCAGTCCGTCAATGGCGTTGCCGATGGCACCCGCGGCGATCATGCTCAGCAGTACGCTCAGCAGTCGGGGCTGGGGACGCAGGAACAGGTACACCAGAATCCCCGCGCCCACCAGCAGCCGTGCCAGGGCCAGCGGGGCCGCGCTGCCGCTGAACATGCTCCAGGCCGCGCCCGTATTGAAGGTCAGCACCCAGTCCAGCAGGCCCGGAACCACCGGAATGGCCGGCTGGCCGTATTGCAGGTTGGCCAGGGCCCACGCCTTGAGGGCTTGGTCGGCGCCCACGAGCGCGAGAACGATGAGGAGCAGCACCCAGAAGGGCAGATGCGGGATGCGGCGGGTCAGGGTGGACACGAGGGGCAGTATATGAACTCCGGGCAATTCACCATTGGTGCCCGGAAGCGGCCCGACAATACGGGTATGGCAAACGTGGAGTCCTTCGATCTCGA encodes the following:
- the thrB gene encoding homoserine kinase, whose product is MTGGFTVRAPASSANLGPGFDSLGLSVPLYTVLHVTPQDVTEVVPLGAELEGTPADESNYVYRAMLLAAKRAGRPLPPARVEIRTEVPLARGLGSSAAALVAGIVAGNELLGRPLTDETVLDVAAREEGHPDNVAPALFGGIVVATLDKLGTHYVRLDPPAHLGVTVLVPDFELSTSKARAVLPREYSRADAVHALSHAALLAAALAQGRLDLLRHAMQDYIHQVWRAPLVPGLSDILEGAHEHGALGAALSGAGPTVLCFHDTRLPTAPLHTYLHGVMTRNGLTGRVMDFGIDTRGTVIERD
- the rpmB gene encoding 50S ribosomal protein L28, translating into MAKVCEVCGKGPIVVNAVTRRGKARAAGGVGRKTTGISKRVQKPNLQPLTVARGGVSLRLRVCTKCRKSLV
- a CDS encoding MMPL family transporter; this translates as MSLFANLVSRRPWLVLLVWVLAALASLPFALRAPPALSADPGRLTHSESVRVTTLLQDRFGERDTNTAVLVTRSSPPLTTAQGRATYDRFVQGLETVPGVTRVLAADTAAGTGAGSAGTAVPTRDAGGTLALTIAQIPLLDGAAETLARVRAYARSAESAGLDVRVTGGQAVADDFTTYAEADTKRSEFAALPLTGLVLLFVFGALVAAGLPLVTSVLSVTVAMAGLYGLTRVMEVSTFAQSVITMLGLGAGIDYALLTVNRFREELTRDGDPRAAAARTVRTAGRSVAFSGMTVAVAMAGLIVPPLTFVRSIGIGGVLAVLLTVLASVTVLPALLALLGERVNSPRRLRLTWAQTWAQSGAASAGWTAFARRVTARPWLGLVLGTGFLLLLAAPALQMRTGYAGAWGLAPGVESRDALQDVRALGAGGLLSQFEVVLDLEGQRYGAGDRARFQAVTEQLRALPGVRGVLSPFLTPADLAAAGGGTDALGAVSALNRRSFSADRTLLRLTVIPATDLRADRVDAFEARLRGVLDASGYRYLLGGAPVGGREFSAAITDTLPTIVVAVFAGTFLLLMLAFRSLLIPLKSLLANALTVGAAAGVVTLIVQDGFLAGPLGIPQDVGVLDASLPVLLFAVMFGLSMDYEIFLLSRVQEEYLSGASNDEAVVRAVGHTARIITSAAIIMFIVFTAFMIGRVVATKSIGLGLAVAVVLDATLVRLILVPCFLRVAGDWNWWLPAWLDRRLPHIRLEH
- a CDS encoding GlsB/YeaQ/YmgE family stress response membrane protein; translated protein: MGWIITILVGALIGWLASMIMKTDAQQGAVANILIGIVGSLLAQAVFGNWLNIGGAYAAGGGFSFWSIVWGVVGSVVLIAILKALRVLR
- a CDS encoding DUF1349 domain-containing protein gives rise to the protein MPVALPWAELKWLNEPDWTAAGDVLQIRTAPETDFWRLTHYGFVRDSGHFLHTRPLGEFTAQVRAEGTYEALYDQAGLMVRSHPGCWVKAGIEFVHGQRLSAVVTREYSDWSVQPTGNPAFVDLKITRRGDTLQVQSRLPGADWALLRLAYYPPEEPAAVGVYACSPQRGGFEVRFSGWRVGAPETESPY
- the lspA gene encoding signal peptidase II, with product MSTLTRRIPHLPFWVLLLIVLALVGADQALKAWALANLQYGQPAIPVVPGLLDWVLTFNTGAAWSMFSGSAAPLALARLLVGAGILVYLFLRPQPRLLSVLLSMIAAGAIGNAIDGLRAGRVTDMIHAPVLSAVTRAINGTDFPIFNIADMCVVVGTLILLISSLLPDRKKA
- a CDS encoding Dabb family protein, which codes for MIRHTVVFTLRHASGSAEEESFLQAGRALEHIPTVEKFEQLRQISPKNSFRFGFSMEFADQAAYDAYNVHPVHEQFVRDRWQPEVTDFLEIDYVLL